In Labrus mixtus chromosome 3, fLabMix1.1, whole genome shotgun sequence, a single window of DNA contains:
- the hykk.2 gene encoding hydroxylysine kinase: MAAQHVKPNLSQPQVTELVKRLYRLTPSEIRSLPSYDDQNFYVAAVEGGEYVLKILNSDDSKNYNTIEVQTYAMSFLKENGLPAQTVLPTVSGQLMSLEEMDCGYGCQKYLVRLLTYLPGATISKARVTPQLLYETGKTAARMDKILQELEHPHLGLLQRETFIWSLSSVPLLEKYTHVLDGDPLQEVVKSVIHQFKTSVVPKYSTFRKCINHGDFNDLNILVQPDETDGYRISGILDFGDMNSGYYIHELAIVIMYMMIEHPNPIEVGGHVLAGWESVLPLNEAEKDCLFVLVLCRFCQSLVLARYSVTLHPENADYLMITSNKGVKIVHQMWELGKEQVEKVWFQSAAQISDRK; encoded by the exons ATGGCAGCTCAGCATGTCAAGCCTAACTTAAGCCAGCCTCAGGTCACTGAGTTGGTGAAGAGGCTCTACAGGCTGACACCATCAGAAATCCGCTCTCTGCCCAGCTACGATGACCAGAACTTTTATGTGGCGGCTGTGGAGGGTGGCGAGTACGTCCTGAAGATCCTAAACTCAGACGACAGTAAAAACTACAACACGATCGAGGTGCAGACGTACGCCATGTCCTTCCTGAAGGAGAATGGACTTCCTGCCCAAACGGTGCTGCCCACCGTCTCGGGACAGCTCATGAGCCTGGAAGAAATGG ATTGTGGCTATGGGTGTCAGAAGTACCTGGTGCGGCTATTGACTTATCTGCCTGGAGCTACAATATCTAAGGCTCGAGTAACACCACAGTTACTGTATGAAACCGGCAAGACAGCAGCCAGAATGGACAAAATCCTACAAGAG cTGGAGCACCCTCATCTGGGtttactgcagagagagactttCATTTGGAGTCTGTCATCGGTTCCCCTCCTGGAAAAATACACCCACGTGTTGGATGGAGATCCTCTACAGGAAGTTGTGAAGTCTGTTATTCATCAGTTTAAAACATCTGTGGTCCCCAAATACTCCACTTTCCGCAAGT GCATTAACCACGGTGACTTCAATGACCTCAATATTCTTGTCCAACCTGATGAGACTGACGGCTACAGGATTTCTGGCATCCTTGACTTTGGAGACATGAACAGTGGCTACTACATCCATGAGCTGGCCATCGTTATAATGTACATGATGATAGAGCACCCTAATCCCATCGAGGTGGGTGGACATGTCCTGGCGGGTTGGGAAAGTGTCCTTCCCCTGAACGAGGCAGAGAAAGACTGTCTCTTTGTGCTGGTGCTGTGCCGCTTCTGCCAGTCGTTGGTTTTAGCTCGTTACTCAGTGACCTTGCACCCAGAAAATGCAGATTATCTGATGATTACCTCCAATAAGGGCGTCAAGATTGTCCATCAAATGTGGGAGCTCGGAAAGGAGCAGGTGGAGAAGGTGTGGTTTCAGAGTGCTGCTCAGATCAGTGACAGAAAGTGA